A region of Deinococcus rubellus DNA encodes the following proteins:
- the mnmD gene encoding tRNA (5-methylaminomethyl-2-thiouridine)(34)-methyltransferase MnmD → MEPAAPVPAATPPAAAVPTADGSLSVFSERYGEWYASQHGAVRQSRTVFLEGSAACLHPAPRVLEVGFGLGLNFRTTLADVTGRGVPLNYLAFEAFPLAASDLVGVAGDEAHPLWRALLHAWDAGQQAGHLSVQHGPHRLRLWFADITAALLPPQWADAIYLDGFSPARNPEVWTPEFLARLADSLAPGGRLATYSAAGAVRRSLIAAGLRVERRRGRAAGLVGKREFLVACKP, encoded by the coding sequence ATGGAACCCGCCGCCCCCGTACCTGCTGCTACCCCACCTGCTGCTGCCGTACCCACCGCCGACGGCTCCCTAAGTGTCTTCAGCGAGCGCTACGGCGAGTGGTACGCGTCGCAGCACGGCGCGGTCCGCCAGTCGCGTACGGTGTTTCTGGAAGGCAGCGCCGCGTGCCTTCACCCGGCCCCCCGCGTGCTGGAGGTCGGTTTCGGGCTGGGCCTGAACTTCCGCACCACCCTGGCCGATGTGACCGGGCGCGGCGTGCCGCTGAACTATCTGGCATTTGAGGCGTTTCCGTTGGCGGCTTCCGATCTGGTGGGTGTGGCCGGAGACGAGGCCCATCCTCTCTGGCGGGCGCTGCTGCACGCCTGGGATGCCGGCCAACAAGCCGGGCATCTGAGCGTTCAGCACGGGCCGCACCGCCTGCGCCTATGGTTTGCCGACATCACCGCCGCATTGCTGCCCCCGCAGTGGGCCGACGCCATCTATCTCGACGGCTTCAGCCCCGCCCGGAACCCGGAAGTCTGGACGCCTGAGTTTCTGGCCCGCCTGGCCGACAGCCTCGCGCCGGGTGGACGGCTGGCGACCTACAGCGCGGCGGGTGCAGTGCGGCGCAGTCTGATCGCGGCGGGTCTGCGGGTGGAGCGGCGGCGTGGCCGGGCTGCCGGGTTGGTGGGCAAGCGCGAGTTTCTGGTGGCCTGCAAACCGTGA